AAACGATAGTGGAACTTATTGCGTACCATCATAGTGCAACAAATCCCAAACACTTGGATATGGAATTAAGCATTCTTAAAGCGGCTAACATTTTTGCAAGAGAGGTGCTTCCTATGGAAGAGTTAAACCCGTGTGATTTGTCTGATAAAATATTTGCCGCAAGCCCGCTTATGACAACAAAAAGAGATGAGTGGTATGCCATTGCAATGAAAGCGATAACCGAATCGTCAATGAAAATATAAGCAGGGGAGAGCAAATGACGCTTCTTGAACAGTTAAAAAAAATTACGGTAATAGTCGAAGATACGGGCGATATTGACACTATAAAAAAACACAAGCCGCAGGACGCAACTACAAACCCGTCGCTTCTTTTGCAAGCGGCAAAACTTCCGCAATATAAACATCTTATAGACGACGCACTGAAAATTCCGCGCGCGTCGGGCGACAATTTGCTTGACGTAATGCGTCCGATTTTGGAAAAATTATCGGTGAATTTTGCAAAAGAGATTTTAGCGGTGGTTGATGGTCGCTGTTCGGTCGAAATAGACCCGACTTTTTCGTTCGACACCGAAAACACAATCCTTTCGGCAAGACGAATAATTGCGCTTTTTGAAAACGACGGTATCTCGCGTTCGCGCGTACTTATTAAGATTGCGGCAACTTGGGAGGGAATAAAAGCGGCGGAAATTCTGGAGAAAGAAAATATTCACTGCAATCTTACCTTGCTTTTCAGTTTTGCGCAGGCGCTTGCTTGCGGCGAGGCGGGCGTTAAACTTATTTCGCCTTTTGTCGGCAGAATTTTGGATTGGTACAAGAAAAACGAAAATCCCGACGGCTACCCTGCCGAAAAAGACCCGGGTGTGCTTTCGGTCAGTAAAATTTACAATTATTACAAAAAATTCGACATAAAAACCGAAATTATGGGTGCAAGCTTCAGAAATCTCGGCGAAATAGTAGAGCTTGCAGGTTGTGATTTGCTTACGATTGCCCCCAATTTTATAGAAGAGCTTGCAAACACCGAAGGCGATTTACAACAAAAATTGTCGGCAGTATCGGCAAAAGAAATGCCGCTGGAAAAAATCGCTCTCGACGAAAAAACTTTCCGTTGGCTTCATAACGAAGACGCAATGGCTACCGAAAAACTTGCCGAAGGTATCAGGAAATTCACTGTTGATTTGACAACGTTGGCGCAGTTTTTGCAAAAATGAGAAAAAATATAAACATTATAGGAGTTTCAGAATGAAAAAATTATTAGTTTTTTTGTTGATGTTGTCGCTTTTGGCGTGTTCTTCCGTGCCGAGAGAGATAAGAATGGTTCAGGACGGTCAATTTGACGAATTTGATTTTACCGTCAAGCAACTAGTTCAAACAAACTGGGAAAACCCGCTGTGGAGAGTGGAAAACGGGAAAGTAATCGTATCCGGTGAGTTGGACAACGAAGGTGAGCGAATGAATTACGCTTTGGAATTTTCCGTCGATAAACCCCAAAACACTTTTGAATTTGAGCGACTTTTTATCAACGGCGAAGAAGCTGACGACTTTTCAACAATGATGATTATCACCATTATGGCTTTGACTACGGCAATAGCGCTTGATGCAACTTTACCCGAATAAGGAAGCGTCCAAGTGAAAATCGCGGCGGTTTGCTTTTCGGTCTTATTGGCTTTATCGACGACGCAGGGAGCAACTGCGGTAGGGTTTGACTTCTTAAATCTTCCCGTTTCCGCAAGAACGGCGGGCGGGACTGTGTCGTTAATCGGCGAAAGAGACAATAATTTATCTGTAAGAACAAATCCCGCTATGCTTGCAGGAATAAGCAGACCTGCATTTTCAATAGATTTCAGTCCCGTAATTATGGATATATACAGAGGAGCGTTTTCGGTTGCATTCTTGCTCGAAAACGGCTTTGTTCTTGCGCCTTCGGTTTCGTACGTAAACTTTGGAACGCTCGACCCCGTCGATGAAAACGGCGACCCGATAAATGCCTATATTTCGCCTTTTTCGCTCAGTGTTGAGACTGCTTTAGCAAGAAATTTTTACGAAAGATTAAGTATTGGCGCACGCCTTAAATTTATTCACGAGCAAATTTCGCAAGAGATGGCAGGGCATTGGGGCGGTTATTTTTCTGGCGGCTTTGCAATTGACGCAGGAATTTTTGCACAGCGCAACTTTTTTAGATATTCCGCAGGCTTCAGAAACATAGGATTTGCTTACGATAACTATGAAAGCGATGTCGATTTGCGTATGCCTGCTTCGTCGTTTGTCGGTGTAGGAATTATTATTGAAAACGAAGCAAAACTATATTGGTTTTTTGAGGCGGAAAACTTTTTTCACGCTTATGGCGACGGTCATTCTCCATTATTTTTCCGCACAGGCTTTGAATTTCCCGTTCATCGCGACATTTTAATTTTACGGACGGGAACGGCTTTTACGCCCGATGATGTTCGCCACGTCTTCAATACTTTCAGAGGGCAAACCGTTAAGGCGTGGGAATATTCGAGTCAAAACTGGCTTTTGGCTTCAGTCGGTGCAACAATAAACGCAAGAATTGCAAGAAATTTGCTTTCACTCGACATCGCTTGCCAGTTCCGCAAAGACGGCTTAAAACCGTCGTTTTTATTTTCAGGTACGATGTATTTTTGATGGAAAAAGAGAGAATTTTATGAAAATAGCATTT
This is a stretch of genomic DNA from Chitinivibrionia bacterium. It encodes these proteins:
- the tal gene encoding transaldolase, whose translation is MTLLEQLKKITVIVEDTGDIDTIKKHKPQDATTNPSLLLQAAKLPQYKHLIDDALKIPRASGDNLLDVMRPILEKLSVNFAKEILAVVDGRCSVEIDPTFSFDTENTILSARRIIALFENDGISRSRVLIKIAATWEGIKAAEILEKENIHCNLTLLFSFAQALACGEAGVKLISPFVGRILDWYKKNENPDGYPAEKDPGVLSVSKIYNYYKKFDIKTEIMGASFRNLGEIVELAGCDLLTIAPNFIEELANTEGDLQQKLSAVSAKEMPLEKIALDEKTFRWLHNEDAMATEKLAEGIRKFTVDLTTLAQFLQK